From the genome of Leptotrichia sp. HSP-342:
ATAAAGATTTTAAAGCGATTTTAACAAAAGTAAAAGGACAAAATCCGCAAGCTATCTTCATACCTGATTATTACAATACAATTGGGTTAATTATTTCTCAAGCAAAAGATTTGGGAATAACAGCTCAATATTTTGGTGGAGATGGATGGGACGGAATTCAGACTAACTTTGGAGCAGTTGCAGAAGGAGCAATTTTTGCAAGCCAATTTTCTCCAGAAGATAAAGCTGAAAATGTTCAGAAATTTATGAAAGAGTACCAAGCTAAGTTTCATAAAGAACCAATAATGTTTGCTGCACTTGGATATGACACAGTGGAAATTGTGGAAGCTGCATTGAAATCAGCAAAAGATTTGACAGGGCCATCTATAAGAGAAGCTATGAATGGAGTTAGTGGAATTGATCTTATAACTGGAAAATTAAAATTTGATGCAGATAGAAATCCTGAAAAAGCAGTTACATTTATTGAAGTAAAAGGTGGAAAACTTACATTAAAAGAAAAATTTTAATTTAAAAAAATAAATTAATTATAAAAATATAGCAGAGGAGAACAACAATGAAAAAAATATTATTTTTAGTTTCATTATTGGCATTATTTGTACTAAGCTGTGGAGCAAAAGCATCTAAGGACAAGAATGTTATAAAAGTTGGTGTTATAGGAGCATTAACTGGAAACGTGGCACAATATGGAACAAGTACAATAAATGGATTTAAATTGAAAGTAAAAGAAATAAACGCTGCTGGCGGAATTAATGGTAAAAAAATTGAAATTGTAGAAGCAGATAGTAAAGGTGATGTACAGGAAGCAATTAATGCATTTAAAAAAATGGTTTCACAAGACAAAATTGACATATTTGTAGGAGAAGTTACATCTGGACCATCTCTTGCAATTGCACCGCTTGCACAACAAGCTAAAATTCCTATGATTACAGCAACTGGAACTGCATTTGATATAACAAAAGGAAAAGATTATGTATTTAGAACTACATTTACAGATCCTTATCAAGGTGTTGTTGTTGCAAAATATGCAAAATCAAAAGGGCGTAAAAATGTTACAGTTTTAACAAATACAGGAAGTGATTATTCTGTTGGGCTTGCAAACGCATTTAAGGAACAAGCTAAAAAAGAAGGAATTCAAGTAAAAGAAGAACAATATACTGCTGATGACAAAGACTTTAGAGCATTACTTACAAAAGTAAAAGGATATAATCCTGAAGTAATTTTTGTACCTGATTACTACAATACAATTGGATTAATCTTGACACAAGCAAAAGAACTTGGAATAAACGCTCAATTTATGGGTGGAGATGGATGGGACGGAATTCAGACTAACTTTGGAAAAGTTGCTAATGGAGCAGTTTTCGCAAGTCAGTTTGCACCAGATGATCCTGATCAAAATGTACAAAAATTCATCGCTGCATACAAAAATGAATATAAAATAGATCCAATTATTTTCGCTGCTTTAGGATATGATACAGGAACTATTTTAGAAACAGCATTAAAAAATGTTTCTGACTTGTCTTCAAAAGATGCGATAAGAGAAGCAATCAAAAAATTTGACGGTACTTTAGTTACTGGTTCATTAAAATTTGATGCAGAAAGAAATCCTGAGAAAAAAGTTACATTTATTGAAGTGAAAGACGGAAAACTTACATTGAAGGAAAAATTCTAGAAATAATATAGAAAATAATAATTATTATAAAGTTCGGTTGTTAGGAGAAGTTTTCTTTCTTCTAACACTCTGGAACTTTTTTTATCTAAAAAGAAGAAATTAATTTGGGTAAATATACGTAAGCAGCTTTAAGATTATACTAATTTTTTGAATACAAACAAGGAGTATAGTTTTAAGGTTGCCTAAGTATATGAGTAGAAAATAAACGTATGAGTAAAAAGTATGAGGAGTTTTTAAATATGTTAAAGAGCTTTATTGAACAGACTATTAACGGACTGCAGACTGGAAGTATTTATGCCCTTATTGCGTTGGGATATACAATGGTTTATGGTATCGTTAAACTTATAAATTTTGCACATGGAGATATACTTATGGTGGGAGCTTATGCTACGCTT
Proteins encoded in this window:
- a CDS encoding ABC transporter substrate-binding protein is translated as MKKILFLVSLLALFVLSCGAKASKDKNVIKVGVIGALTGNVAQYGTSTINGFKLKVKEINAAGGINGKKIEIVEADSKGDVQEAINAFKKMVSQDKIDIFVGEVTSGPSLAIAPLAQQAKIPMITATGTAFDITKGKDYVFRTTFTDPYQGVVVAKYAKSKGRKNVTVLTNTGSDYSVGLANAFKEQAKKEGIQVKEEQYTADDKDFRALLTKVKGYNPEVIFVPDYYNTIGLILTQAKELGINAQFMGGDGWDGIQTNFGKVANGAVFASQFAPDDPDQNVQKFIAAYKNEYKIDPIIFAALGYDTGTILETALKNVSDLSSKDAIREAIKKFDGTLVTGSLKFDAERNPEKKVTFIEVKDGKLTLKEKF